A DNA window from Allokutzneria albata contains the following coding sequences:
- a CDS encoding alpha/beta fold hydrolase, with translation MRVRRGGEGGPTLLLLHGMGATSEAWNGVIARLERHWEGSWAVPDLPGHGDSDPLEHYSFGAMAAAVAPCVRGAKGLVVLGHSLGGVIGLALASGWFGVRVDAVCGLGIKASWSDQELAGAAAAAAKPARSFDNRAQAAERYLKVSGLHGLADSDSPEVEGGLVLADGGWRLAMDQRAFGIGAPDMPGLLAAARARVTLAAGEHDPMSPAADLRALVPDPVILPGLGHNAQFEDPDAVLALIRAL, from the coding sequence TTGCGCGTGCGTAGAGGCGGAGAAGGCGGCCCGACCCTGTTGCTGCTGCACGGGATGGGCGCGACCAGCGAGGCGTGGAACGGGGTGATCGCCCGCCTGGAGCGGCACTGGGAGGGCTCGTGGGCGGTGCCGGACCTGCCGGGGCACGGTGACTCCGACCCGCTGGAGCACTACTCGTTCGGCGCCATGGCCGCCGCGGTCGCGCCGTGCGTCCGGGGTGCCAAGGGCCTCGTGGTGCTCGGCCACTCCCTCGGCGGCGTCATCGGGCTCGCGCTGGCCAGCGGCTGGTTCGGCGTGCGTGTGGACGCGGTGTGCGGCCTCGGCATCAAGGCCAGCTGGTCCGACCAGGAACTGGCGGGCGCCGCGGCGGCTGCGGCGAAACCGGCCCGCAGCTTCGACAACCGCGCCCAGGCCGCGGAGCGCTACCTCAAGGTCTCCGGCCTGCACGGCCTGGCCGACTCGGACTCGCCGGAGGTGGAGGGCGGCCTGGTGCTCGCCGACGGCGGCTGGCGGCTGGCGATGGACCAGCGCGCCTTCGGCATCGGCGCGCCGGACATGCCGGGCCTGCTCGCTGCGGCGCGGGCGCGGGTGACCCTGGCCGCGGGCGAACACGACCCGATGAGCCCGGCGGCCGACCTCCGCGCACTGGTCCCCGACCCGGTCATCCTGCCGGGACTGGGCCACAACGCCCAGTTCGAGGACCCCGACGCCGTCCTGGCCCTCATCCGCGCGCTCTGA